CAGTAATTGAATCACCTAAGTTATGGGTCATGAATGTTGTGCCAACTATAGCTGAACAAGACACTCTTGGAGTTGTATATGAACGAGGCTTGATAGGCATATATCATGACTGGTAAACTTTCTGAAACTATCTTCCTCATTGGACTCTAGGATCATTCCCGTCTATTCCTTCCTTCTCTTATTGATGGTAGTTGTAGAAAGCTCACTACTGATAAGTTTGATAATCCATTCAGGCTGGTAGCTGAATTACATATGAAAGATCTTGCAAAGCTTAACGTTTTTAATTCGATCAGTTAATGAACTAATTGTTCAGTGCAAAACCCTTTCAGTTTGACTGTATAAATCCTTTAATACTTGGTAAATAATTTGTCCTTCAGAGCAAATTTGGGGTTCTCTAAAGCCGGATTTCTTGAAGTAATATCAACTGATTTATCATATATTCAATTACATTGTTTTGCCCCTTTCAATTATCACACCATCAAATTTCAACTCAGTTTTCCACTGAGTAGTTAGTTGATGATTCCTGAGTCCCTACACTGTTTAATTTGTTGTATCTGAGAATGCATCAAAACTTCATTGCTTCTTTTATGAAGGTAGGATAACTTTGGTAGCTTAAGATTTGACTTTTAATATTGAGATTTTATATCAGATCTTGAGTTTTGTGATTgctaaaattgaaaatttatgcGCTGACTCTTCTCTTCCCCTCACATGATTTGAATTTACTCTCTTTCTGGCGTTGAAGTTCTCATTTCATCTTCTTTCCCACGTTCATTCAGGTGTGAAGCCTTCTCTACATATCCTCGAACATATGACCTTATTCATGCTAATGGAGTTTTCAGCTTGTATAAAGACAAGTAAGTTCTATATACATAGGAGCTAGATCtgctttttttcatttaatttctaGTGACAATATCCGCTCGGTATTTGTCACTGCTATTAGTTTCAGCGATGATTACAATACGGAACACCTAACCAATACATGCTTCAAGTTAGATCTCGATAAAGTTGCTAATTGTGCCATATGTCAATGCAGATGTAATGCTGAAGACATTCTGCTAGAGATGGATAGGATTCTTCGACCAGAAGGTGCAGTCATATTGCGAGACAATGTAGATGTCCTCACCCAAGTGAAAAGAATAGCAACCACTATGAGGTGGAAAACAAAAATGGTGGATCATGAGGATGGTCCTCTGATCCCTGAAAAGGTGCTATTTGCTGTTAAAAGATATTGGGTTGTAGGTGATAACAACTCAACTGCCTCAGATTGAATAGCATCGGCTAGGCAGCATTTTGGCGGATAATGGCAGAGCAGTCAATGCTGCAGTATTTGGTGCACTGGCGCCAGAGATATTATTCTTTTACCACTGGAGTTCAGAATTGATGAATGAAGCAGAGAACTCTGATAAATTATCATGGTAACCATTTTTCATTTTCCATATTGGCGGTTGAAGAGAAGAAATATTCATAGGTTATCATGGCGAGTTTATTTTCTTACCACGCTTCCTTCCTGTCTTTGTTTATAATCCTTTAACACTATTGCAATTAATTCTTTAGTTCATTCACAGTTGTATCATATCTTTACCAAAATTTTTACTGTAATTTCAGCCGAGTAAATTGAATTTTTATGGTAAAAGATCAAGTAATCTCTTATGATGTTATcgactattttatattttttgcgcATTCATATTTCATTTATTGAATATATGATGACAGGACTAGAAATGGACCATGCAATTTTAGCCTTTTAGAGATCACAGAATAGAAGGGGAACCTTGGAGTAagtggtaaagttgttgccatgtgacgaGGAGCTCATGGTTCGAGCCATGAAACAGCCTCGGGTAGAAATGCAAGGCaaggctgcatacaatagacccttgtggtccggcccATCCCCGAGTCCGggcatagtgggagctttagtgcaccaggctgccccTTTTAGAGATAACTGAATAAAAAGCACATGAGATTTAGTCAATCAAATCCTTACTGTGGCTGGCTAGGGGGAGAGCCTTGATGCAATGACAAAATTTACCATCATGTGATCAATTAGTCTTGAGATCAAAGCCGTAATTACATTGGTGCAGAAAATTGAATGGCTTATTGAGGGTTCAAAATCGGTGCAACTCGGTAAAGGAATACAGATGCAAGCACCTTCTCCagtattttcttccattttttgttGCTACACTTTGTAAGCCAACTTGGCATATGCCTTACATAACAACCAAAAGAAAACACTCAGCTTGTAATCTTGATACAACCAAAGTGCAGCAAAATGATTGATTTACCTAAATCATGGAAGTAGTTGTTAAgagtaaagaaaagaaatttcaaTGCATCAGAATTCATTATGATGTGAATGCTGATGTCCTACTTTGGGGGCTCACTTGAATAAGTGGTggaactttattttgtttttctgaGTTTACTTTGGAGCCACTGCTTTTTTCTGCCGCTAATTCCTAGACCCCGTTAGCATTTATTACATATTTACCTAGATTCATATCCATATTTGCTTATTGATGTATGACCCTTTAAACTGCATATTGTTAAAGGTCAAAAGATGGAAGATCTTATCATTAATCATAAAACATCAGAGATACTGTAAAATCACTATTGCATGTCATGTGAGAATTGGCAAGAAGTGACAAGACTCAAATATTATGCTTCACCAAACATGTAGGTTCCACCATCTTAAAGCTATACAAGTTACAGCCCCATAGGCTCCAAGAAAGAGCCAATTATAAAGGGCTGCTTGTAAAGAAACCAACTGAAAAAAGAAAGCTTCTCTCAAAATCACTGAATCAGTTTTTTGATCTATAGCTTTCACAGCCTCTTTCCCTAGCTACTTAATTCCTTCCCATTTTATAGGTTATGAGCTTTCTAATCTTTGCTGTCTTTCATCTCTTGTTTGTTGGTAAACTGTTTATCTGTGAGTTTTGTTCTGTCCCTTCCTGTCTCAAAGGTTGTCATAATACTTTTCCTCACTTGTAAAAGATAGCAAGCAATACATCTCCTCCCAGTGGTTGTTGCTTCTGGATCgaactttctttaaaattttcGTCGAACAACAGAAACCTGAAGCATTTTGTCTCCATGGAAGCCAATAATATTGCAACCAGCCTTCGTGTAGCATCATTTTCTTGTTACCTCAGTAACCCTGATGATCAGAGCTTTATACACAAACTAGGAGGCTCTTATGAAGAGCCTTATCCTGCTGTTGTTTTACCACCTGAGAACCCCTTTTCTGTAAGAGCTACTATTAAGCCATCCTCAAATAACACTCACGATAACCTTGCCCATCTCCGTGTTGAGTCTTTCTCTTCTTATCTCAAGACCGAAGAAGACAACTTCGCGTTTAAGACCTCCGGTGCTGCGCCTGTTCAAGATCCTACTATTGCATTTGTTTTTCCTCAGCAGACTTTGGTTGGCACTCAGAAACACCAAGAAAGAGCCAAGTCAAAGGACGGGGAACTAAGCATATTTGGAGCTGACAAGTATTTCGACAAGAAAATGGAATATGGAGCTGTTCCTACAACTGGGGTGAAGTATGGTGGACAGACGAACAAAGGGATGGTGGATGTGCCCCACCTGAAACCCAGTTCCCGGACAGGAGCTCCAAGCATTTGTTCAGAAGCAAGCAGTTTTAATAGCCAAAGTGCACTGTTGCAAAATCTTCCGAGAAATAGATGTCAAACAAACCAGAAGAAGATAACAGGAAGGAGATTTTTCGCCAGCTTTGGTTGCCAAGGGCCTTGTTCGGGAAAAAAAGCAGTCCGTGTGGATAGAAGCTCGGAACCTGGACTTTCCCAGCCAGGATCAAAGCATTCAGCAGGTCATTTTGCATTAAGTTCTGGCACGGCTTCTGTGGACGAGAAATTGAGAGTAGTCAAAAAAGACTTGGATGATCAAGATCTAACCATCGAAGAGCAAAGAAAATCAATAGAAGTGTTTGGCTCAGGAAAAATGAGAAAAGGAGACATAGCAGGGAATTTAGAAAGGAAACTCTCCATGTTATCTTGGGACGCCATTCCTAAAGCCCAAATTCTGTCTACTACAACCATCGGAAGCAGCACAGTTTGCGATGACATGGCTAGTGATGCCAGCTCCGACTTATTCGAAATAGAGAATATATCTAGCTGTGGATATGGAGTCATGAatacacaaactagtgattatGTGCCTGGCTGCATGTCCCCAGCAACAACCCAGTATGCACCAAGTGAGGCCAGTATTGAGTGGAGTGTTATCACAGCCAGTGCTGCTGATTACTCATCAGTTATCTCAGATTATGATGCAAAGAGAATTAGCATTAATGCTGATACAAACACCAAAACCAATAAGAATGCAGTTGGCAAAGAAGATCAAAAAGCCCGCCCAGGTGGGCTTTTAGGTTGCAAGAGCCTCAAAGCAGTAAGTGTGGTTGAAACTGTATACAAGACTAGTGAGAAGACAAAGCATCACCAACGCGGTTAATCACTTACCACCCTAATCAGTATTCCGGTTCATTTTCCAGTATAGTAATTTTCATGTTGAACAAGAGTGTTGAAATAAATGGTTTGGTTGAAATTTTAGGATTTTGTACTTTGTAATATCTTA
The Capsicum annuum cultivar UCD-10X-F1 chromosome 6, UCD10Xv1.1, whole genome shotgun sequence DNA segment above includes these coding regions:
- the LOC107875958 gene encoding protein PHYTOCHROME KINASE SUBSTRATE 3 yields the protein MEANNIATSLRVASFSCYLSNPDDQSFIHKLGGSYEEPYPAVVLPPENPFSVRATIKPSSNNTHDNLAHLRVESFSSYLKTEEDNFAFKTSGAAPVQDPTIAFVFPQQTLVGTQKHQERAKSKDGELSIFGADKYFDKKMEYGAVPTTGVKYGGQTNKGMVDVPHLKPSSRTGAPSICSEASSFNSQSALLQNLPRNRCQTNQKKITGRRFFASFGCQGPCSGKKAVRVDRSSEPGLSQPGSKHSAGHFALSSGTASVDEKLRVVKKDLDDQDLTIEEQRKSIEVFGSGKMRKGDIAGNLERKLSMLSWDAIPKAQILSTTTIGSSTVCDDMASDASSDLFEIENISSCGYGVMNTQTSDYVPGCMSPATTQYAPSEASIEWSVITASAADYSSVISDYDAKRISINADTNTKTNKNAVGKEDQKARPGGLLGCKSLKAVSVVETVYKTSEKTKHHQRG